The Paraburkholderia bonniea genome includes a window with the following:
- a CDS encoding ABC transporter permease: protein MLEFILRRLFQSVLALWVMSLLVFAGVYVVGDPIALMVPDSATPEMRTRIIASLGLDQPAWRQYWNFLSHSVRGDFGTSFLTGAPVAQMILARMPATMELALISMLMAMVLGIPLGMYAGLRPEKFTSRLITASSTIGFSLPTFWVGLILILLCSVLTGWLPSGGRGTTTAWLGMQVSFLTLDGWRHLILPAFNLALFNIALIIRLAYSSTRETALTDYVKFARAKGLRASRIVGVHILKNIMIPLITVIGINLGGLIAFSIVTETVFAWPGMGKLLIDSINALDRPVVIAYLLTVALIYMLINLVVDILYSLLDPRISVAAQEG, encoded by the coding sequence ATGCTTGAGTTTATTTTGCGCAGACTATTCCAGAGCGTACTGGCGCTGTGGGTCATGTCGCTGCTGGTGTTCGCCGGTGTGTATGTGGTGGGTGATCCGATTGCGCTGATGGTGCCGGATAGCGCCACGCCAGAAATGCGCACCCGCATCATCGCTTCACTCGGGCTCGATCAGCCCGCCTGGCGGCAGTACTGGAACTTCCTTAGCCACTCCGTGCGCGGCGATTTCGGCACTTCATTTTTGACCGGTGCGCCGGTCGCGCAAATGATCCTGGCTCGCATGCCCGCCACCATGGAGCTGGCGCTGATCTCGATGCTGATGGCGATGGTGCTGGGGATTCCACTCGGCATGTATGCAGGCCTGCGGCCAGAGAAATTCACTTCGCGCCTGATTACCGCGTCTTCCACCATTGGCTTTAGCTTGCCCACGTTCTGGGTCGGGCTGATCCTGATCTTGCTGTGTTCGGTGTTAACCGGCTGGCTGCCCTCAGGCGGGCGCGGCACCACCACCGCGTGGCTGGGCATGCAGGTGAGCTTTCTGACACTCGATGGCTGGCGTCACCTGATCTTGCCAGCCTTCAATCTGGCGCTGTTCAATATCGCGCTGATTATCCGGCTCGCGTATTCGTCCACGCGCGAAACGGCGCTCACTGATTACGTGAAATTTGCTCGCGCCAAAGGCTTGCGTGCTTCACGCATCGTCGGTGTGCACATTCTGAAGAACATCATGATTCCGCTGATTACCGTGATTGGGATCAACCTCGGTGGGCTGATTGCGTTTTCGATCGTCACTGAGACGGTGTTTGCGTGGCCCGGCATGGGCAAGCTGCTGATCGATTCGATCAATGCGCTGGACCGGCCGGTGGTGATTGCGTACTTGCTGACGGTCGCGCTGATTTACATGCTGATTAACCTAGTGGTGGACATTTTGTATTCGCTGCTAGATCCACGTATTTCAGTTGCAGCGCAAGAGGGTT